Genomic DNA from Lutibacter sp. A80:
TACTTGAGCTTGAAGCTAAAATAAAGCTCCTTGAAAAACAGAAAGCTAGAGCTGAACATCTAGCAGAACGTGCTGATAAAAAGGTTATTATTTTCGATATGCTTGTTGATATGGCAGAAAAGGAATATGATATTCAAATAAGAAAAAATTACACACCCGACTTATCAACATCTTCAAAGAAGAATATAAAGAAACTTTAGTTTCTACCTGTGATTTGCTCGGGGTAAACAGACAGGTTTACTATAGATCCATAAAATCAAGACTTCATAAACAAACTGTAGCACAAAAAGTTATCGTTTTGGTTCGTGATATTCGGATGCTAATGCCAAGATTGGGTGGTAAGAAATTATACTTTCTGTTAAAGGATAAATTATCACTATTAAAAGTAGGAAGAGATAAATTGTTTAGAATACTAAAAGCTAACCATATGTTAATAATACCTAAAAGAAGCTACCACATAACTACAGACTCTCATCATAGATTTAGAAAGCACAGAAACCTTGTCAGCTCAATGGATATAGAAGGGCCTGAATCAGTTTGGGTGAGTGATATTACATATATCGGAACGAGAACCAACCCTTCGTATCTGGCATTAATCACAGATGCTTATTCTAAAAAGATTGTAGGATATGATGTGTCAAAATCTTTATCAATGGATGGTTCATTGAGGGCATTGGAAATGGCTATAAATAATAGAAAATACAAAGAAAGTCCATTAATACATCACTCTGATAGAGGGTTGCAATATTGCTCGAATGAATATCAAAGACTATTAGAAAACAATGAGATTAAGCCTAGTATGACTGAAAAATATGATCCATATGAAAATGCAGTTGCAGAGCGAATAAATGGAATTTTAAAACAGGAATTTAGTGTAGCACAGAAGATTCAAGATTTTAAAGTAAAGAAGAAACTGGTCAAAAATGCAATAGAAATATACAACAATATAAGACCTCATTTATCTAACGAAATGCTAACACCAATACAAATGCACGCACAAAAAAAAATTAAACCAAAACAATACAAATCAAAAAAGCTGAACAATGATGTCATTATTCAGCTTTAATTTTTAACTTTTACCCTTTAATAATCTGTATCGGTTATTTAGGACTAGACATTTTTATAAACTTTATTCTTATTTTATTTCATACGTTCAGCATTTTTAGATTGCCAATCGGTTAAATAAGCTTCTAATTCTTTAACTATTTCAGGTTCTTTATCTGCAAGATTTACTTTTTCTCCTATATCATTCTTTAAATTATACAATTCAATTTTTTGTTTTTTTACATATTTTAAAAGTTTCCAATCTCCTTTACGTACAGCGGCATTATTTCTTTGCCAAAAAAGTATTTCATGAGGTTCATTTGTATTTTCACCTTTTAAATATGGAATTAAATCAACTCCATCAAGTGGTTTTGGATTATTTGCTGGATTACCACCGGCTAAATTTAAAAATGTTGGAAACAAGTCTAATGAAATAACAGGAGCATTGTATTTTGCATTTTCAGCTAATGTACCAGGCATACTTAATAAAAATGGCACACGATTTCCTCCTTCTAGTTCA
This window encodes:
- a CDS encoding IS3 family transposase — translated: MLGVNRQVYYRSIKSRLHKQTVAQKVIVLVRDIRMLMPRLGGKKLYFLLKDKLSLLKVGRDKLFRILKANHMLIIPKRSYHITTDSHHRFRKHRNLVSSMDIEGPESVWVSDITYIGTRTNPSYLALITDAYSKKIVGYDVSKSLSMDGSLRALEMAINNRKYKESPLIHHSDRGLQYCSNEYQRLLENNEIKPSMTEKYDPYENAVAERINGILKQEFSVAQKIQDFKVKKKLVKNAIEIYNNIRPHLSNEMLTPIQMHAQKKIKPKQYKSKKLNNDVIIQL